The sequence GCGATGCGGCCAAAAGGATGAAGCTGCTTTGAAATAGGCACGGAGTCAGCGGCCAAAAGGCAATTGCCGTGTAAGCTGGGCTGGTTAAAGTGTTTCTCTTGTAATAAACGGAAACATCCCCATGCGCCATGTCCTGACCCTTGCTGCTGCCTCTGCCATGCTTGTTGCCTGCGGTGGTGGCAGCGACTCGGCCCCTGCGGCCACGCCCACTCCGGCTGCAACGCAAGCCACCCTGACTTCTGCCAACTACGTGGCGGTCGCCCAGGAATCGCTGTCGTCTTCTGCTTACCTCGCCAACACAACTGGCCTTGTCACAGGCGCTCAAGTCAGCGATTCCGAGGCACTGATCCGTTTTGGCCAGGACCAGCTTCCCAAGCTGCCGCGCTGGCTGGCCGATGCGCCCGTGCAGGCGGTTGGCGCCGTGCAGAGCCAGACTGAAAACTGCGCGGGCGGCGGCACGCTGACCATTTCAGCGAACGACGCCAACGGCAATCGCCTGGTGGATGCAGGCGATTCGGTCTCCCTGACGGCAAACAACTGCTCGTTCGAAGGCCAGTTGTTGAACGGTCAATTGACCCTGACCATCAACAGCTTGACCGGCAATCCTGACCATTACCCCTACAGTTTGTCGGTCACCCTCGGCTTCAACAATCTGGCGACGCAATCCGCGTCATTGCGCACCGTTGGAAACGGCAGCCTTGCCTTGTCCATCGATGCACGCGCCGCCAACGACCAGTCGCTGGTGCTGCGCACTTCCAGCCTGAACCTTTCATCGACTTACGGCACCACCACTTACAGCAAAACGCTAACCGGCTATGCGACTTCCGTGGAGTTGCGCCCCGCAGGCACCGGTTTCACCTCCACCACCTCGGTGGACGGAACGCTGAGCAGCTCGGCCTTCGAGTCCAGAAGCATCAGCATCGCCACGCCGGTTTCTTTCGTCAGGACAAGCGGGCAGACTTACCCCAGCAGCGGCCAGCTCGTCATCACCGGCGCGGCAGGCGGCAAGATCCGAGTCACTGTCACCAGCGCCACCACGGTGCTGATCGAGCTGGATGCGGACGCCAACGGCAGCTACGAAGCGTCCACGAGCAAGCTCTGGAGCGACATGCTTTGAGGTCCGATCCTGCGTGTGCGGACTCCGGGCGGAGGCCGCATGGGTGGGTGGCTGGCGCGCTGCTGTCCGCCCTGTCGGGCGCCGCCGCCGCCATGCCGTGCGGCGCGCCGGCCCTGGGGGCGCTGGCGGGTGTCGAGCGCAGCCAATGGGAAGAGTTCGATGCGCAGGGCAAGTCCCTGGTGCGCGAGCGTGGAACGCTCCAGGTCGCGGGTTTGCAGGCCTTGGGGCGCTGCGGCGCGGTGGACTGGTCGGCGCAATGGACGCGCAGCCAGGGCCAGCGCGGCTACGACGGCATCACCAGCACCCAGGCGCCCTTGCAAACGCAAAGCCAGCTGCGGGCGCAGGCCCTGGGCATCGCCGCCTGGCTGCCGGTGAGCGGGAGCTGGGCCGTGGGCTCGCAACTCGGCTACCGCCAGGTCCGGCGCGACATTGCCAGCGTGGGCAATGTGCTCGGTTATCCGGAGCGCTTTGACTACCTGCAGGCCGCGCTCGGCGTGCGCTACCAGGCTGCGCTGGGCGAGCGGGTGCGCCTGAGCGCTTCGGGCTGGCTGGGCGGCGGGCCTGGCGGCCACGTCAAGGTCGATTTGCCGCGTGCCGACCCGGTGACGCTGCCGCTCGGAAGCAGCCGCCTGCTGGCCTTGGGCCTGGAGCTGGACGGCGGCGCATCAGCCCAGCCCGGCTGGTCGTGGCGGGCTGGCGTGCTGTACCGGCGCGAGCAGACGGGCGCCGGTGATGCCCAGGCCCTCACCCGCAACGGCGTGACCGTGGGCGCGGCCTTGCAGCCCCGCTTCGTGCAGCGGCACCTGGGCGCGACGGCCGTGCTGGCTTACCGCTTCTGACTGCCTGCGCGCCTTTTCATGATGAAAAAGGCTGTTTGCGCAGTCTGTATAAGCGCAAGCAGCTATATTATTGATAGCAGCTATCCATCGCCTGGCGCGCCGCCAGATCACAGCGTATGCGTGACCAGCTTGAAATCCGGGTCCTCGGCAAACGGCTTGATGGTGTAGCCCAAGCCCTTCATGAGCTTGAGCATGCCGGGGTTTTGCGCCAGCACCAGGCCCTCGATCTCGGACAGTCCCTTTTCGCGCGCCACGTCCATGATGCTGAGCATCAGGCGCGAACCCAGGCCCTTGCCGCTGAAGTCGTCGGCCACCACCAGGGCGAACTCGCAGCTCGACTGGTCGGGGTTGGTGACGTAGCGTGAAACGCCCACGATGCGCTCGGTTTCCAGAGCCTCGCCGTTGGCGCCGGGACGGCGCTCCTTGAACACGGCGACCAGCGCCATCTCGCGGTCGTAGTCGATCAGCGTGAAGCGCGCCAGCATGCTGGGCGGCAGCTCGACGATGGACGAGATGAAACGGAAATAGCGGCTTTCCTGCGACAGGTGCGACATCATTTCCTGCAGCATCTGCGCGTCGTCCGGGTGGATCGGGCGCACGATGTATTCGCCGCCGCCGCGCAAGGGCCAGACCTGCTCGTAGCGCGCCGGGTAGGGCAGGATGGACAGGTGGTTGTAGGGATTGGCCCGGCCGTTGATGGCCTGCGGCGCGTTGTCGATCACGATGCGCGCATCGACGGCCACCGCGCCGGACTCATCGACGATGATCGGGTTGATGTCCATCTCGCGCAACTGGGGCAGCTCGCAGACCATTTCCGAGACGCGCAGCAGGATCTGCTCCAGCGCATTCATGTCGGCCGGACTGGCGCCGCGCCAGGCGCCCAGGGTTTCGGCCACGCGCGAGCGCGAAATCAGGTGGCGCGCCAGGAACTGGTTCAGCGGCGGCAGCTCCATCGCCCGGTCGTCGATCAGCTCGATCATGGTGCCGCCCGCGCCAAAGGCGATCACCGGGCCGAACGGGTCGTCGGTGACCAGGCCGACGCACACCTCGCGGCCGCGCTTGGCGCGCGCCATGGTCTGCACCGTCACGCCGTTGATGCGCGCATTGGGTTTCAGGCGCGAAACGGTCTGCATCATCTCGGTAAAGGTGTCGCGCACGCCGGTGGCGTTCAGGATGTTCAGCGCCACGCCTTCGACGTCCGACTTGTGGCTGATGTCGGGCGAGTCGATCTTCAGCGCCACCGGAAAGCCCAGCTGCGTGGCGATCATCATCGCCTCGGTGGCGCTGCGCGCCAAAATCGTTTGCGTGACCGGGATGTGGAATGCCGACAGCAGCGTCTTGGACTCCATCTCGGTCAGCACCTTGCGGCGCTCGGCCAGCACATGCTCGATGATCAGCCGCGCGCCCTCGATGTCGGGCTTGGCCAGTGTCGAGAGCGGCGGCGGCGTTTGCTGGAGCAGCTGCTGGTTCTGGTAGAACGAGGCGATGTTGCCAAAGGCGCCGACGGCCGCCTCGGGCGTGCGAAAGGTCGGAATCGCCGCTTCGTTCAAGATCTCGCGCCCTATCACGACCGAGGCATCGCCCATCCAGCACGACAGCAGCGGCTTGCCCATGCTGCGCTTGACATCGGCCAGCGCGCGCGCCACTTCGGAGGCATCGACCCCTTCCTTGGGCGAGAAAATCGCCAGCACGCCGTCGATCTGCCGGTCATTGCCCGCCGCCTCGATGGCGGCCTTGTAGTGTGCGGGCGTGGCTTCTTCGGACAGGTCGATCAGGTCGCACAGCGACGCCAGCTCGGGCAGCAGCGGCTTGAGGGCGCTGGACGATTCGGGCGACAGTTTGCCCAGTTGCAGGTGGATTTCATTCACCCAGTCGGCCGCCAGCACGCCCGGCCCGCCGCCGTTGGTGACGATGGCCAGCCGGTTGCCGACCGGGCGGTAGCGCGAGGCCAGGCATTTGGCGGCCGAAAAAAGCTCGACAAACGAGCGCACGCGCACCGCGCCGGCGCGGCGCAGGGCGGCATCGAACACATCGTCGCTGCCGACGATGGCGCCGCTGTGGGTTTGCGCCGCTTCGTTGCCGGCCGGCCGCCGGCCCGCCTTGAGCACGACCACCGGCTTGGCGTTGGCCGCCGAGCGCAGCGCGCTCATGAAGCGGCGGGCGCTGGAGATGCCTTCGAGGTAGATGACGATGCTCTGGGTCTGGCGGTCGTTGGCCAGGAAATCGAGCACCTGCGCAATATCGACCGAGGTGTTGGGGCCCAGCGAGACCACCGATGAAAAACCGACGCCGTTCTTGCTGGCCCAGTCGAGGATGGACGCGGTCAGCGCGCCGGACTGCGACACCAGCGCCAGCGAACCCGGCTTGGCCATCGGCCCGGCGGCGCTCGCATTGAGCTGCAGGTGCGGGCGCTGCAGGCCCAGGCCATTCGGGCCGAGCAGGAAGATGCCTTCGCGGCGCGCAATCCGCTTGAGTTCGGCAGCGCCGTCGGCGTTGATGCCGCTGGTGATCACCAGCGCCGAGCGGCAGGTCAGGCGCCCGGCAATCTCCAGCGCGGCGGCCACTTCCTGCGGCGGCAGCGCGATGATGGCCAGGTCGGCACCGGTCTGCGCCAGGTCGGCCAGCGTGCCGGTGGTGTGGATGTCCAGGAACTGCAGCGTGCCGGTGTACTTCTGGGCGCGCAGCGCCTGGTGCAGCACCCGGGCGCGCGATGTCAGGCGGTCCGGGTCGTCGGCCTGGCCGGCGAAGACGACGATGGATTGGGGGGAGAAAAGCGGGGTGAGGTAGTGTTTGTCCATAAAGATTTTCAGTCGGCGCCAATCAGCACCTTGACATGCGCGGCAACACTGCGCGCGAGTGGGCTCAGGACGTAACCGCCTTCCAGGCACGAGATGACGCGGCCCTGGCAATGGCGCTCGGCCACCGCCATGATTTTTTTGGTAACCCATTCGTAGTCGGCCTCGACCAGGGCCAGGTTGCCCATGTCGTCCTCGCGGTGGCCGTCAAAGCCGGCCGACACATAGATCAGCTCGGGCTTGAAGGCGTCCAGCGCGGGCAGCCAGTGGCTGGTGACGGCTTCGCGGAACTTGTCGCTGCCCGAGCGCGAGGGCAGGCCGACATTGACCATATTCGGACCCGTGGCGTTTTCGCCGGTGAACGGGTAGATGCCCTGCTCGAAGATCGAGCACATCAGCACCCGCTCGTCGCCGCGAAAGATGTCCTCGCTGCCGTTGCCGTGGTGCACGTCGAAATCAATCAGCGCGACGCGCTGCAGGCCGTGCTGCGTCAGCGCATGGCGGATGCCGACGGCGACGTTGTTGAAAAAGCAAAAGCCCATGGCGGCGTCGCGCTGCGCATGGTGGCCGGGCGGGCGCACGCAGCAAAAAGCGCTCGGTGCATCGCCCGTCAGCACCAGGTCGGTGGCCAGCACCACGGAGCCGGCCGCGCGCAATGCCGCCCGCACGGTGAACGGGTTCATGTCGGTGTCGGGATCGACCTTGTGGTAGCCCTCCGCCGGGGAGGCCGCCATGAGTTCGCTGACATACAGCGAGGAATGCGCATGGGCCAGCTGCTCCGGCGTGGCCAGCGGCGCATCGTAGGGATGCATGTAGTCGAGCAGGCCCTTGACCAGCAGCATGTCGTTGATGGCGCCCAGACGCTCGGGGCATTCGGGATGGTGGGCACCCATTTCGTGGAGGGCGCAATCGGGATGGGTGATGTAGGCGGGCAGCAAAATTTGTCTCCTTGGGGGGGGCTCTGGCGCTATAGGTCAGATGGTTTTTTTATCAGTCTAGCGTGCGTGCGCCGGACGCGCTCTTGATGCAAGGCAAGTTTTTCCGGAAAACCCCGGGTGGCGGTCACAGCGTGAGCAAGCGTGATTGACGCTGCCGACGATTTTTTCATCGCCAGCCGTGCTTCAGCCGCGCGGCTTGCCTCTTTGCTTTTTGTTTGCAGCCTACCGGCGGTAACTGACGTGCAACTGATTTGGCGTGCCCTTAAAACTCGCCTTGCCAGCCCAGGCGCAAATACCTGAATTCGGAGTTTGTGCCTTTGCCATCGGTTGCCAGTAAAGCCTGCCAGCCATGCCAGCCAAGCCCTAGGCTGGCGACTCGCCGGACCGGTTCAATCGCCAGACTCCAGCGTGGCCTGCTGCGTCCGGCGTCGCCGCTGTCCCAGCCGAGCCAGGCCTGGTTAAGCCCGGCCCTGCGATCCAGCTGCAGGCTTATCGCCCCAGGCTGGCTTTGAGGCCCGAAGGCCGACCAGCTGACTTTCGCCTGCCAATGCACACCGATCCGGCGTGTGATGTGCCTCAGCGTTTTTTGCCCTTTGATCAGGGGCGCATAGTCCAGCGAGCCGTCGGGCGCGCGGCTGGTGACCTGTGAATTGAGCACGGCGTTGTCGGTGGCCAGTTCGGGCCAGTCAAGCCTGGAGAGCAGGTCGTCGGCACGCAGCTGGACTTGCCATCCCGCTGCAGGCTCGCCTTGCACTGCGACCGACAGCGAACTGCCCAGGCCAGAACGGCCTGACGCCGACAGGTAAGGGCCGGTGATGTTCGGGTTGGAACGCTGGCTGTGAACATTGAAGTCATAGACATCGCTGCTCTGGTAAGACAGCTTGCCTGACAGGTCAACGGTGCGAAATTTCTGCAGCCGCAACAGCTGCGCATCGGCTTGCCAGCGCCACCGATCTGCCGCATCGAGCTTTAGCCAGGGGGTGCCGACTCGCAGACCCTGGCCTTGCCAGCTTTGGCTGCTGGCATTCAGGTCATAGCTGCGGGCTGTTTCCGGCCTGGAGTTTATGGCGTCCAGTGCGGCTACCGTGACCGCATCGGGGCTGGCTTGCAGCCACGCTTCGGCGCGGGCCAGTGCGCCAAAGCGCCAGCCACCGGGATGGGTTGCGCTCAACTCGGCCTGCAGGCTGCGCCAGGCGCGCGGCTGGCTGGATTGCCCGGAACGGTAACGGGGCCAGTCGTCACGGTCCAGGGCCAGTACGGGCAGTCCCTGGCCGATGGATTCCTCGCTGGCTGTGGCGCTGAGCATCCAGGACGTCCGGGGTATTTCCGGCGTGCCGGAGTGCAGGTCTTGTGCAATGGACGGCAAGCTGAACATGGCACCCATGACGCAGATAAAAGAGGTTCCAGCGAATTGATTTGTCATACGTTGAAGGCAAAAAAACGCCCGCAAGATGCGGGCGTCAAGGGTCAGAAAAAAACGCTCGGAAAAGCTTAGAACTGCTCGTAGCTGCTGTCGGTGTAGGTGATGCGGTTGGTCAGGGTCGAGTACTGACCCACCGCCTGGCCGCTCTTCGTCAGCGGGTACACCGGTTGTGACTTGTCGATGACCAGCTTGACCCCGCTGGTGCTTTCCAGCGTGATGATGTTGGCTGTTGCGCTGGCAGCGCCACTCATGTTGATGGTCAGCAAGCCCTGAACATACTGGCCGCTAAGCGCTGTGGTGTTGCTTGCGCTGCTGCCTTTGTCGTTTTGGGTCGCGGACAGGCTGATGCTCAACACCGGGCGGTTCGGAATGGTGACCTTGCCCATCAAACCGGCGCGCAGGGTTTGCACATTGGTGCCGCTGCGTGGCAGGGTGCTGTTGAAGCTGGCGTAATTGAGCGCTTCGCCCGTCAGGGCGCCCTCGAAGAAGGCGATGCCGTTGCGCTGCACGCTGCCGTTGAACGCCACCAGCGTCGGGATGTAGCTGGTGCCCGAAGCGTCCAGCTTGAAGGCGCTGATCTTCAGGTCGCCAGTCAAGGTGCTGCCTGCCGTGCCACCCTTGAGTTTGAGCAGCATTTCCTGGCTGCCATCTTGCGCCTCGTAGTTGCCCGCAGCATCCTGCCTGGCTTGAAGGTAGGAGCCTGCGGACAGTTCGAGGCGGGTTTCCAGCGCGCCTGCCTTGATCAGCTCCATGGAACCCGAGAGGGCCAGATTGTCCAGCGTACCGACTTTGGTCAGGGCGGCAGACAGGGTGACGTTGTGCTTGTCGCCCAGCACGGTTGCGACGGTGTTGGGTTTGTACACCCAGCGGTTCAAGGTGGTGTCGAAGTAAGAGGCAAAGTTACTCGTGATGCTGAAGGCGGGTGACAGCTCGCCGCTCAGGTTCAGCGCGGTGACCTGGCCACTGCCGTCGTGCTGTGTTGCCAGCGTGGCAGCATTGCCGGGGAAGGCGGCGCCGTAGGGGGTGCGCGTTTCGTCGAAGGTCGCGGGCGAGACCGTCTTGACTGTAATTTTTGCCTCGCGAGTCTGGGTATAGATGGTGAACTTGTGCACATCAGCCGCGTCCGGGTGCAACCGCACGCGATAGCTCCACTGGGTGGCGCACCATTGACCCACAGCGTAGCAGGGTTTGTACTCGCCATTCGCATCGGTGGGGGGAATTTGCTGGGTCGCGGCCTGGCAGGCGACGTACTTGGCGTCGGTCTTGGACGTGGCCAATGTGTTGTAGTTGGTGTCGCTGTAAAAGCTGCAGCCGCCAAGGTACTCATAGCCTTTGTAGAAAGTGCGGCCCGTCACGAACGGCGCCCCGCCTTTGATCACGTCGTTCCAGAGCTGCACGCCCAGGCGTGCCACATTCAAGGCGGTGATGCTGCTACTGGCGATGGGGGCCGTGCGGCTCTTCATGTCGTCAGCCACCTTCTGAAGTTCAGTCTGCAGGGACAGGTCGGCTGCATCGAGCGCTTTCGCATTGCTGCGCAGCGTAGCCATGAAGGCTTTGGTTTGCTCCAGGGGAGTGGCTGTGGAAACCGGTGTTCCAGGTGCACCGCCGATGAGGAGTGCTGGCAGGCCGGCGGCATCTACAACGAGGTTTATCTTGGCTTGCAGCGCAGATTTCACGCCTGCGTCGGCCAGACCTTTTGTGGAGAGGGTAGTAGTCACGCAAGCCACTTTGGCGGCTTGATCGCCGGTGATGCAACCAAGTTCTCCCGACAAGGCCATCTGTGACACTGCCACCAGGACGGCAGCTGCGGAGTTGGTGGGCTTGCCTGCGTTAAATGTGGGGGTGGTCGTCAGCGGGTTGAAGGTCAGGGCTGCGGCCAGATCGCTGTTGGCCTGCTCCACATTGATGGTGGTCAGTCCGCCGCTTTTCGCCATTGCGGCGGCGGTGGCCAGGTCGGTGAAAGGGTTGATCTGGGCGCTGTACGTCTTGCCGCTCTCGACCGGGAAGCTGGCCCGCAGGGTAAAGCCAGCCGTTGGGCTGATAGTTTGGCCTGTAGCTTCGTCGTACATGGTGGTTTTTCCAGATACAACGCTGGCAACCGCGATGACGATGCCGCTGTAGCCGTTCAGCGTGACGCTGTAGTGTCCGTTGTTGTCGGAAGTGGTTTCCTGCAGCAAGTCACCTTGCTTGCCATCGGCAGTGGTTTTGTAGAGGCTGATTTTTGCCTGGGCCATCGGGCCTTTGATGGCATCGCCTTGAATGCTCAGGCTGGTATTTTGGGGGGTATCGACTGCGCTCCCGTTCCCGCTTCCGCCGCCACAACCTGTAATAAGTGCAGCCACTGCCAGCGCGGCCACAATTTTTGTTGACTTCATTTTTTCCCTTGTTGTTAAGTTATCAATAGAAAGACACGAGAATGTGTTTCATATTGAAACAATATTATCAAGGAGTAATAAAAAAATATTAGGAACTTAAATATTATTTAAGGACTCTCCGCTTGTTCATTAAAAATTCATTTTCAATATGAAAAAGCGCCTCAAGCCCATGTTGAACGGGCGAGAGGCGCTATGAATAGCGTAGCGTTACAGCCTGAGCCGCTAAATTACATCCGCTCGAAAATCGCCGCGATGCCCTGGCCGCCGCCGATGCACATCGTCACCAGCGCGTAGCGGCCCTGGATGCGCTTGAGCTCGTGCAGCGCCTTGACGGTGATCAGGGCGCCGGTCGCGCCAATCGGGTGGCCCAGCGAGATGCCCGAGCCGTTCGGATTGACCTTGGCCGGGTCGAGCCCCAGGTCGCGCGTGACGGCGCAGGCCTGGGCGGCGAACGCCTCGTTGGCCTCGATCACGTCCAGGTCATTGACCGTGAGGCCGGCTTTTTTCAGCGCCATCTGGGTGGCCGGGACCGGGCCGATGCCCATGTATTTCGGATCGACGCCGGCATGCGCGTAGGCGACCAGACGGGCCAGGGGCTTGAGGCCGCGCGCCTCGGCAACGCCGGCTTCCATCAAGACCACGGCAGCGGCCGCGTCGTTGATGCCCGAGGCGTTGCCAGCCGTCACCGTGCCGTTTTCCTTGACGAACACGGGTTTCAGCTTGGCCATGTCGGCCAGCGTGCAGTTCGGGCGGAAATGCTCGTCGGTGTCATACGCCACTTCGCCCTTGCGGCTCTTGAGCATCACCGGCACGATCTGCTCCTTGAAGTAGCCTGCTTCAATCGCCTTCTGGGCGCGGTTGTGGCTCTGCACGGCCAGCGCGTCCTGCTCCTCGCGCGTGATGCCCCACTTGGCGGCGATGTTCTCGGCCGTCACGCCCATGTGGATGGTGTGGAACGGGTCATGCAGCGCACCGACCACCATGTCGACCAGCTTGCTGTCGCCCAGGCGCGCGCCAAAGCGCGTGGCCAGGCTGGCGTAGGGGCCGCGGCTCATGTTTTCGGCGCCGCCGCCAATGGCGATGTCCGCGTCGCCGAGCAAAATGCTCTGGCTGGCCGAGATGATGGCCTGCAGGCCCGAGCCGCACAGGCGGTTGACGTTGAACGCGGGCGTGCCTTCGGCGCAGCCGCCGTTGACGGCTGCCACGCGCGACAGGTACATGTCCTTGGCTTCGGTGTTGACGACATGGCCGAACACCACATGGCCGACATCCTTGCCCTCGACGCCGGCGCGCGCGAGCGATTCACGAACGACCAGCGCGGCCAGCTCGGTGGGCGGCGTGTCTTTCAGGCTGCCGCCAAAGGTTCCAATGGCGGTGCGCACACCGCTGACAACTACTACTTCACGGGTCATGTCTATCTCCTGGGGTTTTTAAAAGCCGTCCAAAGTGTGAACCGTTTTGGCTACGCCCGGCTGACACGGGAGCGGCAAATACCAGTATGTCACGCTGCCGGCGCCTGCAAGGCCATGCACTTGATTTGCATCAACATGCGGGAGTTTCATCGCCGCCAGCAGGGGTGAGCGCCGGCCAAGACGCTGCTAGGCAGCAAAACCCATAAAATGTACAAAACCGTTATTTTGTACAAAACCCCCATGCACACCGTCTCCTTAAGTGAATTCCGCGCCAACGCGTCGGCCATGCTAGACCGGGTCGAACAGGGCGAAACCGTGCGCATCTTGCGGCATGGCAAGCCGGTCGCCGAACTGGTGCCTGTCCAGCCGGCCGCACCCGAAAAGCTTCCCAGCTGGAAGCGCCCGATCCATCCGCTCGAATACCAGCGTGCCGATGGCAAGTCGCTGGCGCAACTGATCATGGACGAGCGTGAAAGCGCACGGTACTGAAGCATGAAGCTGCTGTTTGATTCTTCGGCCATCGCCAAGCGCTACAAGCGCGAGAGTGGCCACGACGCGGTGGAGCGCCTGCTGATGGGCGCGGACACGGTGGTGCTGGCGGCGCATTGCAAGGTTGAGATTGCTTCCTGCCTGAGCCGCGAGGTGCATGACCATTCCATCGACATGGACCAGTATGCGTATGCGATGGGCGAGGTGGCGCAGGACTTTGTTGACTTCGAGGTGCGGCCCATCAGTCCCGAGATCGAAGCGCTGGCGCTGGCCGTGATGGCGCAAAACCGCTTGCGCGCCATGGATGCGCTGCACATCGGAACCGCCCAGGTGGCACGGGTTGACTTGTTTGTGACGGCTGACCGCAAGCAGGCCTTGGCGGCGCAAGCCGCCGGCCTGAAAACTGAACTGATAGAGGCTTGAGATGTTTTATCCCCAGGAATTTGACGTGATCGTGGTCGGCGGCGGCCATGCCGGCACTGAGGCCGCGCTGGCCGCCGCCCGCATGGGCTGCAAAACGCTGCTGCTCACGCACAATATCGAGACGCTCGGCCAGATGAGCTGCAACCCGTCGATTGGCGGCATCGGCAAGGGCCATCTGGTCAAGGAAGTCGATGCCATGGGCGGCGCGATGGCGCTGGCCACCGACGAGGGCGGCATCCAGTTCCGCATTTTGAACGGCTCCAAAGGCCCGGCCGTGCGCGCCACGCGGGCGCAGGCCGACCGGATTTTGTACAAGGCGGCGATTCGCCGGATGATCGAGAACCAGCCGAACCTGTGGCTGTTCCAGCAGGCGGTCGATGACCTGATGGTCGAGGGCGACCGGGTGGTCGGTGCGGTGACGCAGGTCGGCATCAAGTTCCGCGCACGCACGGTGGTGCTGACGGCCGGGACGTTCCTGGACGGCAAGATCCACGTCGGGCTGAACAACTACCCAGCCGGGCGCGCCGGCGACCCACCGGCCGTGTCTTTAAGCGCCCGCCTGAAGGAACTCAAGCTGCCGCAAGGCCGGCTGAAAACCGGAACGCCGCCGCGCATCGACGGGCGCTCGATTGACTTCAGCAAGTGCGGCGTTCAGCCGGGCGACGGCATGCCGGGCGGCACGCCCGGGCCGGTGCCGGTGTTCAGCTTCATGGGCGGCAATGTCCCGCATCCGAAGCAGGTGCCGTGCTGGATCACGCACACCAACGAGCGCACGCACGACATCATCCGCTCCGGCTTTGACCGCAGCCCGATGTTCACCGGCAAGATCGACGGCGTAGGGCCGCGCTACTGCCCGAGCGTCGAGGACAAGATCAACCGCTTTGCCGGCAAGGACAGCCACCAGATTTTCCTGGAGCCCGAAGGCTTGACGACGCACGAGATTTATCCCAACGGCATCTCGACCAGCCTGCCGTTCGACATCCAGTACGCGCTGGTGCGCTCGATGGCGGGCATGGAAAACGCGCACATCCTGCGGCCCGGCTATGCGATTGAATACGACTACTTCGACCCGCGCGCGCTCAAGACCAATTTTGAAACGAGGGCGATTGGCGGGTTGTTCTTTGCCGGCCAGATCAACGGCACGACGGGCTACGAGGAAGCCGCCGCGCAAGGCATGTTCGCCGGCATCAATGCCGCATTGCAATGCCAAGAAAAAGAAGCCTGGCTTCCGAAGCGCGACGAGGCCTATCTGGGCGTGCTGGTTGATGACCTGATCACCAAGGGCGTGACCGAACCCTACCGCATGTTCACCAGCCGGGCCGAGTTCCGCCTGATGCTGCGCGAAGACAATGCCGACATGCGCCTGACCGAAAAAGGGCGTGAACTGGGCCTGGTCGATGATGCCCGCTGGGACGCCTTCAACCGCAAGCGCGATATTGTTTCACGTGAAACACAGCGCCTGCGCGCGCTCTGGATCAACCCGAACAACCTGCCAGCCAGCGAAGCCGAGCGCGTGCTGGGCAAAGCGATTGAGCGCGAATACAACCTGGCCGATTTGCTGCGCCGGCCCGATGTGAACTACGCCGGGCTGATGTCGCTCGATGGTGGTCGATACGCCAACCCGGAAATCCCGACCGGAAACGAAGATGTTTCACGTGAAACATCCACGGATTCTGCATTGCCCGCGGACCTGGTGAAAAGCGTGATCGAGCAGATCGAGATCACGGCCAAATACGCCGGCTACATCGACCTGCA comes from Polaromonas naphthalenivorans CJ2 and encodes:
- the mnmG gene encoding tRNA uridine-5-carboxymethylaminomethyl(34) synthesis enzyme MnmG; translation: MFYPQEFDVIVVGGGHAGTEAALAAARMGCKTLLLTHNIETLGQMSCNPSIGGIGKGHLVKEVDAMGGAMALATDEGGIQFRILNGSKGPAVRATRAQADRILYKAAIRRMIENQPNLWLFQQAVDDLMVEGDRVVGAVTQVGIKFRARTVVLTAGTFLDGKIHVGLNNYPAGRAGDPPAVSLSARLKELKLPQGRLKTGTPPRIDGRSIDFSKCGVQPGDGMPGGTPGPVPVFSFMGGNVPHPKQVPCWITHTNERTHDIIRSGFDRSPMFTGKIDGVGPRYCPSVEDKINRFAGKDSHQIFLEPEGLTTHEIYPNGISTSLPFDIQYALVRSMAGMENAHILRPGYAIEYDYFDPRALKTNFETRAIGGLFFAGQINGTTGYEEAAAQGMFAGINAALQCQEKEAWLPKRDEAYLGVLVDDLITKGVTEPYRMFTSRAEFRLMLREDNADMRLTEKGRELGLVDDARWDAFNRKRDIVSRETQRLRALWINPNNLPASEAERVLGKAIEREYNLADLLRRPDVNYAGLMSLDGGRYANPEIPTGNEDVSRETSTDSALPADLVKSVIEQIEITAKYAGYIDLQKVEVERASHYENLKLPADLDYLQVSALSFEARQMLSKHRPETLGLASRIQGITPATISLLLVHLKKNLWKNTTPLKSAEAEA